A single genomic interval of Microbulbifer variabilis harbors:
- a CDS encoding PaaI family thioesterase, with product MKDHNYYNKICKGKLPGLLGIELVKVAEGEIHAEMKILEPHLAPNGYLHAGSVVSLADTACGIGCLANLPEKASGFTTVELKSNHLGTVRDGIVLCAATPVHMGRTTQVWDASVVCKSTGKKLALFRCTQLILYP from the coding sequence ATGAAGGACCATAACTATTACAACAAGATTTGCAAAGGTAAGCTTCCAGGGCTTCTCGGGATTGAACTTGTGAAAGTTGCTGAGGGCGAGATCCATGCAGAGATGAAAATTTTGGAGCCTCATTTGGCACCTAATGGTTACTTACATGCTGGTAGCGTCGTTTCTTTGGCCGATACGGCCTGTGGTATTGGTTGCTTGGCGAACTTACCAGAAAAGGCTTCTGGCTTTACTACTGTTGAACTGAAGTCGAATCATCTGGGAACAGTTCGGGATGGGATTGTTCTTTGTGCTGCAACACCTGTTCATATGGGGCGGACCACTCAGGTATGGGATGCTTCTGTAGTTTGTAAGAGTACGGGTAAAAAGTTGGCATTGTTTCGCTGCACGCAATTGATTTTATACCCGTGA